Proteins found in one Methanomassiliicoccales archaeon genomic segment:
- the alaS gene encoding alanine--tRNA ligase, protein MNGPDPKEFELRFFLENDFQRRKCQRCGRHFWTLGPWETCGEPPCEEYTFIGNSPCKKALNLHDMREEYLSFFESEGHKRVKRYPIVARWRDDVFFTQASIYDFQPWVLNEVIEPPGNPLTISQTCVRFNDIDNVGKTGRHFTFFEMAAHHVFNKKGKEIYFKDGTVSLCHKFFTQRLGVDPKRIRYIEEWWEGGGNAGPCVEVIIDGVEVATLVFMMYKTAPEGMQPMSMTVVDTGYGLERMTWVSQGTPSAYEAVFGPVVERLKKMAKVQMNRRVLEEYSKVAGMTNAKTAADVRRIREQTAERLGVSFNELMSLVSPLEDIYVICDHSRALAILLNDGVVPSNVREGYFARMLVRRALRCIRSLGIDVHLADIVAMQVDYFQPVIPELSENRDDILKIVQVEEDRYYETLARGKLLVDRFSKGIKKGERITTEKLIELYDSHGLNPELVKEFASVPVDIPDDFYKQVAARHERPETEEEVKEEYPEGLPSTRPLYYEDVDLLEFHGKVLDVIKGGILLDQTAFYPEGGGQEWDLGTLDGYRVKKVIKVNSSILHFIDGPLPSPGHVMLGKVDRERRHRLMRHHTSAHIINGCARKMLGNHVWQAGAHKSETEGRLDITHYENLSVEQRDALEKEVNRVILEDLKVHIQFMPRDEAEAKHGYRLYQGGAVPGKIIRVVEIEGLDAEACGGLHAKTTSFVGPIRIRRTKRIQDGIVRIEYSSGMAAVEEMQRDKNVVETLSELLNSPADKLIEVAQRLQGELKETAKKVEHIMAQHNEAVAQALLEKAEDLGDCKVVVHTLHEGEDAEMLSKALTSRSGILAIIGVADKNAKVLVSRSANLSLDCRNILKEIMMLIGGGGGGKPEFAQGGGGDPAKLADALKKAPEMVQKALGVKH, encoded by the coding sequence ATGAACGGACCGGACCCCAAGGAGTTCGAGCTCAGGTTCTTCTTGGAGAATGACTTCCAGCGGAGAAAGTGCCAGCGCTGCGGGAGGCACTTTTGGACCCTGGGGCCATGGGAGACCTGCGGAGAACCTCCTTGTGAGGAATACACTTTTATTGGGAACTCGCCTTGCAAGAAGGCTCTAAATTTACATGACATGAGAGAGGAGTATCTCTCCTTTTTCGAGTCTGAGGGACATAAGCGGGTCAAACGCTATCCTATAGTGGCCAGGTGGCGAGATGATGTCTTTTTCACCCAGGCATCCATCTACGATTTTCAGCCCTGGGTGCTGAATGAAGTAATTGAACCTCCGGGAAACCCTCTCACTATTTCCCAGACTTGCGTGCGATTCAACGATATCGATAATGTGGGGAAGACGGGTAGGCATTTCACCTTTTTCGAGATGGCTGCCCACCACGTATTCAATAAAAAAGGCAAAGAGATCTACTTCAAAGATGGTACGGTATCGCTTTGCCATAAATTCTTCACACAACGACTGGGAGTGGATCCCAAGCGAATACGTTACATAGAGGAGTGGTGGGAGGGGGGTGGGAATGCTGGCCCCTGCGTTGAGGTGATCATCGACGGTGTGGAAGTGGCAACACTAGTATTTATGATGTATAAAACGGCGCCAGAGGGCATGCAGCCGATGAGCATGACAGTAGTAGATACCGGCTACGGATTAGAAAGAATGACTTGGGTTTCACAAGGCACTCCGTCCGCATACGAGGCTGTCTTTGGGCCTGTAGTGGAGCGCCTTAAGAAGATGGCAAAGGTGCAAATGAATAGAAGGGTTTTAGAAGAATATTCTAAAGTAGCTGGAATGACCAATGCCAAAACCGCTGCTGACGTTCGCCGCATACGTGAACAAACCGCAGAGCGCCTGGGCGTCTCCTTCAATGAGCTGATGAGCCTAGTATCGCCCTTAGAGGATATCTACGTCATATGCGATCACTCTCGTGCTCTAGCCATCCTTCTGAACGATGGCGTGGTGCCGTCCAATGTGCGAGAAGGATATTTTGCGCGCATGTTGGTGCGCCGAGCCTTGCGCTGCATACGATCCCTCGGAATAGATGTCCACTTGGCTGATATAGTGGCCATGCAGGTGGATTACTTCCAACCAGTCATACCTGAGCTTTCCGAGAATCGCGATGATATTTTGAAGATAGTCCAGGTAGAAGAGGACCGATATTATGAGACTCTTGCTCGCGGTAAGCTGCTGGTGGACAGGTTTTCGAAGGGGATTAAGAAGGGGGAACGAATCACTACTGAGAAGCTAATCGAACTTTATGATTCTCATGGGCTTAATCCCGAACTGGTTAAGGAATTTGCCTCCGTTCCTGTCGACATTCCTGATGATTTTTATAAGCAAGTCGCAGCTAGGCATGAAAGGCCAGAAACAGAGGAAGAAGTGAAGGAAGAATACCCTGAAGGCCTACCGTCCACGCGACCATTGTATTATGAGGATGTGGATTTGCTGGAATTCCATGGGAAGGTGCTGGACGTGATAAAAGGAGGGATCCTTTTAGACCAGACAGCTTTCTACCCTGAGGGAGGAGGTCAGGAATGGGATTTAGGGACGCTTGACGGCTATAGGGTGAAGAAGGTGATCAAGGTGAACTCTTCGATCCTGCATTTCATCGATGGCCCTCTTCCTTCCCCCGGTCATGTCATGCTAGGCAAGGTCGACAGGGAGAGAAGGCACCGCTTGATGCGTCATCATACATCTGCACATATCATAAATGGTTGCGCGAGAAAGATGCTGGGAAATCATGTATGGCAGGCTGGTGCTCATAAATCAGAGACTGAAGGGCGTCTCGATATCACTCATTATGAGAATTTAAGCGTGGAGCAGCGGGATGCCCTGGAAAAAGAAGTTAATAGGGTCATTCTTGAAGATCTCAAGGTCCACATTCAATTCATGCCGAGGGATGAGGCCGAGGCTAAACATGGATACCGCCTTTATCAAGGCGGTGCAGTTCCTGGAAAGATCATCCGCGTGGTCGAGATAGAAGGCTTAGACGCCGAGGCTTGTGGGGGTCTTCATGCCAAAACCACCTCTTTCGTAGGCCCGATACGCATCCGTCGCACCAAAAGAATTCAGGACGGCATTGTCCGCATTGAATACTCCTCAGGCATGGCGGCAGTGGAGGAGATGCAAAGGGATAAGAACGTAGTGGAGACTCTTTCAGAATTGCTGAATTCTCCCGCGGATAAATTGATTGAGGTGGCGCAAAGGTTGCAAGGCGAGCTGAAAGAGACGGCTAAAAAAGTAGAGCATATAATGGCCCAACATAATGAAGCGGTGGCTCAAGCACTGTTGGAGAAGGCCGAAGACTTAGGCGATTGTAAGGTGGTGGTGCATACATTGCATGAAGGTGAGGACGCGGAGATGCTTTCTAAAGCGCTCACCTCACGCTCAGGCATCCTGGCTATCATAGGCGTGGCGGATAAGAACGCTAAAGTATTAGTTTCACGTTCAGCAAACTTGAGCTTGGACTGCCGCAATATACTAAAAGAAATAATGATGCTGATCGGAGGAGGAGGCGGGGGGAAGCCAGAATTCGCCCAAGGAGGCGGTGGAGACCCTGCCAAACTCGCTGACGCGCTTAAAAAGGCTCCCGAAATGGTACAGAAAGCCTTAGGCGTAAAACACTAG
- a CDS encoding 30S ribosomal protein S13, which yields MAEEGATRKDETKKGDHPKEEKKESKKGVEHKGENKEQKEDKAKKSAAPRAEPKKVESKKDENFKYIVRLVNTDVDGNKPIIIGLQSVKGVGPRVADIIVNRAGVERTMKIGELDDAKVEQLEKLILSFGEYVPSWAVNRQMDFETGEDVHLVGVDLDVRIKDDINMMKMIRCYKGVRHESGQKVRGQRTRSNGRTGLTLGVMRQRQQPGAAPSSGAAAEKKEEKPAAKPAAKPAAAKAAAPSAAKK from the coding sequence TTGGCCGAGGAAGGCGCGACAAGGAAGGACGAAACCAAGAAGGGCGACCACCCTAAAGAGGAGAAGAAGGAGTCCAAGAAAGGTGTGGAGCACAAGGGTGAAAATAAGGAGCAGAAGGAGGATAAAGCTAAGAAAAGTGCTGCCCCTCGTGCCGAGCCCAAGAAGGTCGAGTCCAAGAAGGATGAGAATTTCAAATACATCGTTCGATTGGTAAACACGGACGTGGATGGCAATAAGCCCATTATTATCGGTCTTCAAAGCGTAAAGGGGGTCGGGCCACGCGTCGCTGATATCATCGTGAATCGTGCTGGTGTCGAGAGAACGATGAAGATTGGAGAATTGGATGATGCGAAGGTCGAGCAATTGGAGAAGCTGATCCTTTCCTTTGGAGAATATGTGCCAAGTTGGGCTGTGAATCGGCAGATGGACTTTGAGACCGGGGAAGACGTGCATCTTGTGGGCGTTGATCTTGATGTCAGGATTAAGGACGACATCAACATGATGAAGATGATTCGATGCTATAAGGGAGTGCGGCATGAAAGCGGTCAGAAGGTTAGAGGCCAGCGCACTCGATCGAATGGCAGGACAGGTCTGACGCTAGGAGTCATGAGACAAAGGCAGCAGCCGGGTGCAGCCCCATCTTCTGGAGCAGCTGCAGAAAAGAAAGAAGAGAAGCCTGCAGCCAAACCAGCAGCGAAGCCCGCGGCGGCCAAGGCTGCAGCTCCATCAGCAGCTAAGAAGTAG
- a CDS encoding acetolactate synthase large subunit, whose translation MRASDLLIRCLEAEGVERIFGIPGEETLEVMDSIKDSNIDFILTRSEASAALMAAACGRLSGNAQVCLSTLGPGATNLITGVAEAYLSYIPLIALTGQVSTEQAIPPRKQYLDLVQLFRPVTKESISVRSAARLPQIMSRAFQIALSEKPGPVMVELPEDQMRCQVDGKPIRRRVTRPSVCEPESLAQAREIISQAKKPLILAGPGTIRSLASEELRRFSRAWNIPVAHTWHGAGIMPFDDPLSLNTVGLRNMDLINPLFGEMDTVILLGYDVSEFQPNFWNFGVEKRVIFIGSQPLEAAHNLELELQLVGNVKHALMELSKNACAKRSWTVEYRAKLDSCFSEILKDEQGAVKPQLAVRAIRNALGREDICASDVGAHMIWLARIYPVYRENTLLLSNGLIPMGIGVPTAMGAKLTCPERKVVAVCGDGGFMMTMGELETAQRLNLSFVTIIFNDSGLGLIRQKQERRFGHHYGTDFGSPDWVRLAESFGVKGYRAESAKELEEILTSCLGREELAVIEVPIDYRENKLLM comes from the coding sequence ATGCGCGCCTCCGACCTTTTGATCAGATGCCTTGAAGCAGAAGGCGTGGAGAGAATCTTCGGTATACCAGGAGAAGAGACGTTGGAAGTGATGGATTCTATAAAAGATTCCAATATCGATTTCATTCTAACAAGAAGTGAAGCCTCTGCAGCCTTAATGGCAGCAGCATGTGGTCGATTGAGCGGCAATGCGCAGGTATGCCTTTCCACACTAGGTCCAGGAGCGACAAATCTAATTACAGGGGTGGCAGAGGCTTACCTTTCCTACATCCCATTGATAGCTCTGACTGGTCAGGTCTCGACTGAGCAGGCTATCCCCCCGCGCAAGCAATACCTTGATCTGGTACAGCTTTTCAGACCGGTTACGAAGGAGAGCATTAGCGTTAGATCAGCCGCGCGCCTACCACAGATCATGAGCCGAGCCTTCCAAATAGCGTTATCGGAAAAGCCAGGGCCGGTGATGGTGGAGCTTCCCGAGGACCAAATGAGATGTCAAGTAGATGGTAAACCAATCAGACGGAGGGTAACGCGACCTTCAGTATGCGAGCCTGAATCTTTAGCCCAAGCAAGAGAGATCATTTCACAGGCAAAGAAGCCTTTGATACTTGCGGGCCCAGGCACGATTCGTTCTCTGGCCTCAGAGGAGCTAAGGCGCTTTAGTCGTGCCTGGAATATTCCAGTCGCCCATACCTGGCATGGCGCAGGCATAATGCCATTTGACGATCCCTTATCCCTTAACACCGTTGGACTGAGAAATATGGATCTCATTAACCCTCTATTCGGAGAAATGGATACGGTGATCTTGTTAGGTTATGATGTATCCGAGTTCCAGCCTAACTTTTGGAATTTCGGCGTGGAAAAGAGAGTGATATTCATTGGTAGCCAACCTCTGGAGGCTGCACATAATCTGGAGCTTGAGCTTCAATTAGTAGGTAATGTGAAACATGCTCTTATGGAGCTCTCTAAAAATGCATGTGCAAAGCGTAGTTGGACGGTTGAGTATCGTGCAAAATTGGATTCCTGTTTTTCTGAGATATTAAAGGATGAGCAGGGTGCGGTAAAGCCTCAGCTAGCCGTGAGAGCCATCAGGAATGCTCTAGGACGAGAAGATATTTGTGCCAGTGATGTAGGGGCTCATATGATTTGGCTCGCGCGTATATATCCCGTTTACAGAGAGAATACGCTCCTTCTGAGCAACGGCCTCATCCCCATGGGGATAGGTGTTCCCACAGCAATGGGGGCTAAATTAACGTGCCCGGAAAGAAAGGTCGTTGCCGTCTGCGGTGATGGGGGATTCATGATGACCATGGGTGAGCTAGAGACGGCCCAGAGGCTAAATCTTAGCTTCGTCACCATTATCTTCAATGACTCGGGATTGGGACTGATTCGTCAAAAGCAAGAGAGGCGCTTTGGTCATCATTATGGCACGGATTTTGGAAGCCCTGACTGGGTGCGATTGGCGGAATCCTTCGGAGTCAAGGGTTATCGAGCTGAAAGCGCTAAAGAACTTGAAGAAATCCTGACCTCATGTCTTGGAAGAGAAGAGTTAGCGGTGATAGAAGTGCCCATAGACTACCGGGAGAACAAGCTTCTTATGTGA